A genomic stretch from Musa acuminata AAA Group cultivar baxijiao unplaced genomic scaffold, Cavendish_Baxijiao_AAA HiC_scaffold_1138, whole genome shotgun sequence includes:
- the LOC135671252 gene encoding receptor-like protein EIX2 — protein sequence MGFPLRFLSSLSLCLLALLLHRATVTIGCFSMEREALLDFKAGIHDTHNRLSSWTGHHCCTWKGVACDTTTGHVVMLDLRNTNTYDWALRGEGMMNSSLLALSHLERLDLSFNYFIGIRMPEFIGSFKKLRYLNLSSTRFMGGIPARLGNLSSLYVLDLSDALDFSSHVDNLHWLSHLTSLKHLDLSGLNLTDVPDWFSSVNMLPSLQVLNMTYGGLNSIPVYVVHVNFTSSLTVLDLSNNNFSSTLPKWLWNISGLTHLDLQNSGFHGVIPDAIGDLGSLTFLDLGDNQLEGTVPRSIVDLRRLEELDMSDNQLTGNLSGWLEQMTNLIILDLRYNLFNGSMPSSVGKFSNLTELNLAGNSVGGVLSQVHFENLTRLQVLDLRDNSITISIGQSWVPPFQLTYVDLTKCQLGPQFPEWLQFQTQIEELHLADCKIAGTMPAWFGNISSSTITYLDLSNNQIGGKLPSSLKFTKLEILHLESNRFEGPLPTMLPSTLDTLFLSNNSFTGQLPIWRHVNFVLISHNMLDGGLSSSICQWTYLQYLDLSNNKLLGEIPYCLGKSLEYLYFLILDNNHISGEIPHTIGFLCDLRLLQLKNNSFSGEVPLSLKNCTNLWFLDLTQNNLVGSITLWMGENLQQMHVLRLRSNMFSGVIPWQLVRFEHLHILDLANNNFSGSIPHNIGNLSAMRSTSQYYDFCTVELDVFTKGQDLHYLKCSMQLMKSLDLSNNSLTGEIPKGIGDLAGLKNLNLSRNYLQGKIPWEIGGMKSLESLDLSINDLSGSIPESLSALYFLSYLNLSYNNLSGMIPSGRQLQTLNDPSIYMGNADLCGPPTFKSCFDNKTTQIDIQEHKKEISDWLWFYISMVLGFVMGFWIFCGILFLKDAWRHAYFHFIDDVYDWVWVQWKLILPRLLRR from the coding sequence ATGGGTTTCCCTTTACGCTTCTTATCATCATTGTCGTTGTGCCTCTtggccctcctcctccaccgggcCACGGTGACAATTGGGTGTTTCAGCATGGAGAGGGAGGCACTGTTGGACTTCAAAGCCGGCATCCACGACACCCATAACCGGCTATCTTCTTGGACGGGCCACCACTGTTGCACATGGAAGGGAGTGGCCTGCGACACCACCACTGGCCACGTCGTCATGCTGGACCTCCGAAACACCAATACATATGATTGGGCATTACGCGGTGAGGGGATGATGAACTCGTCATTACTTGCTTTATCACATCTGGAGCGCCTGGATCTTAGCTTCAATTATTTCATTGGGATCCGCATGCCGGAATTCATCGGCTCCTTCAAGAAACTGAGATACCTCAATCTATCTTCTACACGATTCATGGGAGGAATACCTGCTCGGCTGGGGAACCTGTCGAGCCTCTACGTTCTTGATCTAAGCGATGCTTTAGATTTTTCATCCCATGTTGACAACCTCCACTGGCTCTCTCATCTTACCTCCCTGAAGCACCTGGACTTGAGCGGGTTGAACCTAACCGATGTCCCAGATTGGTTCTCGTCGGTGAACATGCTGCCGTCCCTCCAGGTGTTAAACATGACTTACGGTGGTCTTAATAGCATCCCGGTTTATGTTGTCCACGTCAACTTCACCTCCTCTCTTACCGTCCTTGATCTCTCCAATAATAATTTCAGCTCCACCTTACCCAAATGGTTGTGGAATATTAGTGGTCTTACCCATCTTGATCTTCAGAATTCTGGGTTCCATGGGGTTATTCCTGATGCAATTGGAGACTTGGGCTCTCTTACTTTTCTTGATCTAGGAGACAATCAACTCGAGGGTACCGTGCCAAGATCCATAGTTGATCTCCGTAGACTGGAAGAATTAGATATGTCGGACAACCAATTGACAGGAAATTTGAGCGGTTGGCTGGAGCAAATGACGAATCTCATCATTTTGGATCTCAGATATAATTTATTCAACGGTTCCATGCCTTCCTCCGTTGGTAAGTTCTCTAATCTCACCGAATTGAATCTCGCTGGAAATTCTGTTGGAGGTGTCCTTTCACAAGTTCATTTTGAGAATCTTACAAGATTGCAAGTGTTGGACTTGCGTGACAACTCCATCACCATATCCATTGGACAGAGTTGGGTCCCCCCTTTCCAACTCACATATGTAGATTTAACCAAATGTCAGTTGGGACCTCAATTTCCAGAATGGTTGCAGTTTCAAACGCAGATCGAAGAATTACATTTGGCAGACTGTAAAATTGCAGGGACAATGCCCGCTTGGTTTgggaatatttcatcttctaccatCACATATTTAGACCTTTCCAACAACCAAATAGGAGGCAAGCTGCCATCTTCTTTAAAGTTCACCAAGTTGGAAATATTACATTTGGAATCCAACAGATTTGAAGGTCCATTGCCTACGATGCTACCGTCTACACTTGATACTCTATTCCTCTCCAATAATTCCTTTACAGGGCAATTACCGATATGGCGCCATGTTAACTTTGTGTTAATCTCACATAACATGCTTGACGGTGGCTTATCTTCATCAATCTGCCAATGGACATATCTCCAATATCTTGACCTTTCGAACAACAAATTACTTGGTGAGATCCCTTATTGTCTGGGAAAATCATTAGAATAtctttatttcttgattttggacAACAATCACATCTCAGGTGAAATTCCACACACGATCGGATTTTTATGTGACCTTCGGCTATTGCAACTAAAAAATAACAGTTTTTCGGGTGAGGTTCCTTTGTCATTGAaaaattgtacaaatttatggttTCTTGATCTGACTCAAAATAATCTTGTCGGAAGTATAACGCTATGGATGGGAGAAAATCTACAACAAATGCACGTACTTCGTCTACGTTCAAATATGTTTTCTGGAGTTATTCCCTGGCAACTTGTTCGATTTGAACATCTTCACATATTGGATCTTGCCAATAACAATTTCTCTGGATCAATACCTCACAACATTGGTAATTTAAGTGCCATGAGATCTACATCACAATATTATGATTTTTGTACTGTTGAATTAGATGTCTTTACAAAGGGACAAGATCTTCATTATTTAAAATGCAGCATGCAACTTATGAAAAGTTTGGATCTTTCAAATAATAGTCTAACCGGAGAGATCCCGAAAGGAATTGGAGACCTTGCAGGACTCAAGAACTTAAATTTGTCAAGAAATTATTTACAAGGAAAAATCCCTTGGGAGATAGGAGGAATGAAATCATTAGAATCCCTTGATCTATCGATAAATGATCTTTCTGGTAGTATTCCTGAGAGCTTATCGGCTTTATATTTCTTGAGCTATTTGAATTTGTCATATAATAATCTTTCGGGAATGATACCATCTGGTCGTCAACTTCAAACACTCAATGATCCATCCATTTACATGGGTAATGCCGACTTATGTGGACCACCTACTTTCAAAAGTTGTTTTGATAATAAAACAACTCAAATTGATATACAAGAGCACAAGAAGGAGATTTCCGATTGGCTATGGTTCTATATTAGCATGGTACTAGGATTTGTGATGGGATTTTGGATATTTTGTGGTATTCTCTTCCTCAAAGACGCATGGAGGCATGCTTATTTCCATTTCATCGATGATGTGTATGATTGGGTTTGGGTGCAATGGAAATTAATTCTTCCACGATTGTTGAGACGTTAA